In one Corallococcus sp. EGB genomic region, the following are encoded:
- the mdcG gene encoding malonate decarboxylase holo-[acyl-carrier-protein] synthase has product MDGERPVRHDWVYLGTGWAEALRSPVAPDVLAQATAWHDQGLPFAVARQEVADPEDTLRLGLTLPGRRHLSLHVALAAVERRLPPPTAEEVRATVPAAWSPALDDVIALGSALALTVGVFGSLAWQHRSGVPFVRPLSDLDLLFAPARWSDVERLLFGLEAVSRRHSVVRLDGEVVLPDGGAVSWRELALEPERIWVTGPRGASPRTLRELRALFPAEP; this is encoded by the coding sequence ATGGACGGGGAGCGTCCGGTGCGGCACGACTGGGTGTACCTGGGCACCGGCTGGGCGGAAGCCCTGCGCTCCCCGGTGGCCCCGGACGTGCTCGCGCAGGCGACGGCGTGGCACGACCAGGGCCTGCCCTTCGCCGTCGCCCGCCAGGAGGTCGCGGATCCGGAGGACACGCTGCGGCTGGGGCTGACCCTGCCCGGCCGCCGCCACCTGTCGCTGCACGTGGCCCTGGCCGCCGTGGAGCGGCGGCTGCCCCCGCCCACGGCCGAGGAGGTGCGCGCCACCGTCCCCGCGGCCTGGAGCCCCGCCCTGGACGACGTCATCGCCCTGGGCAGCGCGTTGGCCCTGACGGTGGGCGTGTTCGGGTCGCTGGCGTGGCAGCACCGCTCCGGCGTGCCCTTCGTGCGGCCGCTGTCGGACCTGGACCTGCTGTTCGCCCCCGCGCGCTGGTCGGACGTGGAGCGGCTGCTGTTCGGGCTGGAGGCGGTGTCCCGGCGCCACTCGGTGGTGCGCCTGGACGGCGAGGTCGTGCTGCCGGATGGCGGCGCGGTGTCCTGGCGCGAGCTCGCGCTCGAGCCGGAGCGCATCTGGGTCACCGGCCCCCGCGGCGCCAGCCCCCGCACGCTCCGCGAACTGCGCGCGCTCTTCCCCGCCGAGCCCTGA
- a CDS encoding phosphopantetheine-binding protein yields MLELEQEIKRLVIETLNLEDITPEDIDPAAPLFVEGLGLDSIDALELGLALQKSYGVVLASDSKENRRHFASVRALADFVSTHRTRS; encoded by the coding sequence ATGTTGGAGCTTGAGCAGGAGATCAAACGTCTGGTCATCGAGACGTTGAACCTCGAGGACATCACGCCGGAGGACATTGATCCGGCGGCGCCGTTGTTCGTCGAGGGGCTGGGCTTGGACTCCATCGATGCCCTGGAGCTCGGCCTCGCGCTGCAGAAGTCCTATGGCGTCGTGCTGGCGAGCGACTCCAAGGAGAACCGCCGTCACTTCGCCAGCGTTCGGGCGCTCGCGGATTTCGTCAGCACCCACCGCACCCGGTCCTGA
- a CDS encoding beta-ketoacyl synthase chain length factor, which translates to MTRFSVQRWAAWAPGLVNPASWETWLATPHALPTEGTPALAAMPAMMRRRVDRLGRIALQAAYDAHVDAPDAPVIFASRYGDLGRSVELLSQLAHSEPLSPTSFSLSVHNAIGALYSIARGDTSAYGAIAAGEETVEAAFTEACGLLSDGAPRVMVVVYDEPVPTPWEHFSRDVAFPHAWACLLSACTGEDAIHLDCAAGAPDARQEPADLPADLCALRFLVSGAPRWEHATGGRRWRWARHA; encoded by the coding sequence ATGACGCGATTCTCCGTACAGCGCTGGGCCGCCTGGGCCCCCGGGCTCGTCAACCCTGCTTCATGGGAAACGTGGCTCGCGACGCCGCACGCGCTCCCCACCGAAGGGACGCCCGCGCTCGCGGCGATGCCGGCGATGATGCGCCGCCGCGTGGACCGGCTGGGCCGCATCGCGCTCCAGGCCGCCTATGACGCGCACGTGGACGCCCCGGACGCCCCCGTCATCTTCGCGTCGCGTTATGGCGACCTGGGCCGCTCGGTGGAGCTGCTCTCGCAGCTGGCACACTCGGAGCCGCTGTCGCCCACCTCCTTCAGCCTGTCGGTGCACAACGCCATCGGGGCGCTCTACTCCATCGCGCGGGGGGACACGTCCGCGTACGGCGCCATCGCCGCGGGCGAGGAGACGGTGGAGGCCGCCTTCACGGAGGCGTGCGGCCTGCTGTCGGACGGCGCGCCCCGGGTGATGGTCGTCGTCTACGACGAGCCCGTGCCCACACCGTGGGAACACTTCTCCCGCGACGTGGCGTTTCCCCATGCATGGGCCTGTCTCCTTTCAGCCTGCACGGGCGAGGACGCCATCCACCTGGACTGCGCGGCCGGCGCCCCGGACGCGCGGCAGGAGCCAGCGGACCTTCCGGCGGACCTGTGCGCCCTGCGCTTCCTCGTCTCCGGCGCGCCGCGGTGGGAGCACGCGACGGGCGGCCGGCGGTGGCGGTGGGCGCGCCATGCTTGA
- a CDS encoding 1-acyl-sn-glycerol-3-phosphate acyltransferase codes for MLEKLDRPWRIFATGLSFATFGLGGLALRLLYFPLLALFVRDPMRLQRLARLAVHHTFRFFIGYMRFLGVLTYELEGVEKLSRSGLLILANHPSLIDVVFLISLVPNADCVVKASLANNPFTRGPIRATRYLCNDSGPGLVQDCIASVKAGNNLIIFPEGSRTPLDGNMQLQRGAANIAVRGPCDITPVIIRCEPRGLTKGTPWWRVPPRRMHYVIRVEDDIQVSSQDVDAGEAARAARQLTTRLHDHFRRGSQGHVGA; via the coding sequence ATGCTTGAGAAGCTCGATCGGCCGTGGCGCATCTTCGCCACCGGGTTGTCCTTCGCCACCTTCGGGCTGGGGGGCCTGGCGCTGCGGCTGCTCTACTTCCCGCTGCTCGCGCTCTTCGTGCGCGACCCCATGCGGCTGCAGCGGCTGGCGCGGCTCGCGGTGCACCACACGTTCCGCTTCTTCATCGGCTACATGCGCTTCCTGGGCGTGCTCACGTACGAGCTGGAAGGCGTGGAGAAGCTGTCGCGCTCCGGGCTGCTCATCCTGGCCAACCACCCGTCGCTCATCGACGTGGTGTTCCTCATCTCGCTGGTGCCCAACGCGGACTGCGTGGTCAAGGCGAGCCTGGCGAACAACCCCTTCACGCGCGGCCCCATCCGCGCGACGCGCTACCTGTGCAACGACTCCGGCCCCGGGCTCGTGCAGGACTGCATCGCGTCCGTGAAGGCCGGCAACAACCTCATCATCTTCCCGGAGGGCTCGCGCACGCCGCTCGACGGGAACATGCAGCTGCAGCGCGGCGCCGCCAACATCGCGGTGCGGGGCCCGTGCGACATCACGCCGGTCATCATCCGCTGCGAGCCCCGGGGCCTCACCAAGGGCACGCCCTGGTGGAGGGTGCCGCCCAGGCGCATGCACTACGTCATCCGCGTGGAGGACGACATCCAGGTGTCGTCCCAGGACGTGGACGCGGGCGAGGCGGCCAGGGCCGCGCGCCAGCTCACGACCCGTCTGCACGACCATTTCCGAAGGGGGAGCCAGGGACATGTTGGAGCTTGA
- a CDS encoding ribonuclease H-like domain-containing protein: MVPPPHPLEDEWLWGWDPTPGIVSVWAEPDGRAFIWKRQPGTHARAREDARYRPWVLLASLQDLEHLGDSLRPEGPSPIPGAVTYRELEGPGALRFLVSADDGRALASAVLKGASKRLDQRVGHLRDLGPAAALTLPPEEQYLVATGRTYFRDLGFDELRRLQFDLETTGLDPSRDRIFLVALRDPDGRAETLEVTADGDEGEADLLRRLVARIREADPDVVENHNLHGFDLPFLDQRAKRLNVPLAVGRAGLPGLRHRPSARGAALNRGPGGRDADAMRRARYTVPGREFIDTLDAVRRHDFAARDLPGHGLKAVARHLGLSGPDRELIPGARVHEVFLKDPERVRRYAREDVTEAAGLAHLLGGAAFELARMAPRRYERLADAGPATGVLDPLLVRAYVRSGAALPAHESGDGTPHSGAALHLFASGVARHIVKADVASLYPSLMRQYRIGPRRDRLNALLALVDRLVDQRLDAKAQAKKAPPGSQERHTHEAVSAAMKILINSAYGYLGAVGLTRFSDVHAANEVTRRGRELLGLMCRELARRGVTLLEADTDGVYFAVPEDWTEADERRVVSEVASLLPPRVRLEFDGRYAAMLSHEPKNYALQPYNGPLLLRGVAFRSSRAEPYGETFLRRALQHLLAGDVRAVRDTYVDAVMALRRRQVPTFEVSAQVRLTKSPSQYLATRKQRKELPYEALLTNGREHWALGERVRVYRATGGRAGLLPDADAEDGEPAPRPAPGAPGDDAARDYDVEYYVRLLKDSFAARLARGLTPEDFATVFADPDQPSLFTPSLADARPVLTVVREPRGPEFGEDTAVVGAPPFSP; encoded by the coding sequence ATGGTCCCGCCCCCCCATCCGCTGGAGGACGAGTGGTTGTGGGGATGGGACCCGACGCCGGGCATCGTGTCCGTCTGGGCGGAGCCGGACGGGCGCGCCTTCATCTGGAAGCGGCAGCCGGGCACGCACGCGCGCGCGCGCGAGGACGCGAGGTACCGGCCCTGGGTGCTGCTCGCGTCGCTCCAGGACCTGGAGCACCTGGGGGACTCGCTGCGGCCCGAAGGCCCGTCTCCCATCCCGGGCGCGGTCACGTACCGGGAGTTGGAGGGGCCCGGCGCGCTGAGGTTCCTCGTCAGCGCGGACGATGGAAGGGCGCTGGCGTCCGCGGTGCTCAAGGGCGCGTCGAAGCGGTTGGACCAACGCGTGGGCCACCTGCGCGACCTGGGCCCGGCCGCGGCGCTGACGCTGCCTCCGGAGGAGCAGTACCTGGTGGCCACCGGCCGCACGTACTTCCGCGACCTGGGCTTCGATGAGCTGCGCCGGCTCCAGTTCGACCTGGAGACCACCGGGCTGGATCCATCCAGGGACCGCATCTTCCTCGTCGCGCTGAGGGACCCGGACGGCCGCGCGGAGACGCTGGAGGTGACCGCGGACGGCGACGAAGGCGAGGCGGACCTCCTGCGCCGCCTCGTCGCGCGGATCCGCGAGGCCGACCCGGACGTGGTGGAGAACCACAACCTGCACGGCTTCGACCTGCCCTTCCTGGACCAGCGCGCGAAGCGGCTGAACGTGCCGCTCGCGGTGGGCCGGGCGGGGCTGCCGGGCCTGCGCCACCGCCCATCCGCACGGGGCGCCGCGCTGAACCGGGGGCCCGGAGGCCGGGACGCGGACGCCATGCGCCGCGCGCGCTACACCGTGCCCGGCCGCGAGTTCATCGACACGCTGGACGCCGTGCGCCGCCACGACTTCGCCGCGCGCGACCTGCCCGGCCACGGCCTCAAGGCGGTGGCGCGGCACCTGGGCCTCTCCGGGCCGGACCGCGAGCTCATCCCCGGCGCGCGCGTGCACGAGGTCTTCCTGAAGGACCCGGAGCGGGTGCGCCGCTACGCACGCGAGGACGTGACGGAGGCCGCGGGCCTGGCGCACCTGCTGGGCGGCGCGGCGTTCGAGCTCGCGCGCATGGCCCCCCGGCGCTACGAGCGGCTGGCGGACGCGGGCCCGGCGACGGGCGTGTTGGATCCGCTGCTGGTGCGCGCCTACGTGCGCTCGGGCGCGGCGCTGCCGGCGCATGAGTCCGGCGACGGCACGCCCCACAGCGGCGCGGCGCTGCACCTGTTCGCCTCGGGTGTCGCGCGCCACATCGTGAAGGCGGACGTGGCCAGCCTCTACCCGTCGCTGATGCGCCAGTACCGCATCGGCCCCAGGCGGGACCGGCTGAACGCGCTGCTCGCGCTGGTGGACCGGCTGGTGGATCAGCGCCTGGACGCGAAGGCCCAGGCGAAGAAGGCCCCGCCCGGCTCGCAGGAGCGCCACACGCACGAGGCGGTCTCCGCGGCGATGAAGATCCTGATCAACTCCGCCTACGGCTACCTGGGCGCGGTGGGCCTCACGCGCTTCTCGGACGTGCACGCCGCCAACGAGGTGACGCGGCGCGGGCGCGAGCTGCTGGGCCTGATGTGCCGCGAGCTGGCGCGCCGGGGCGTGACGCTGCTGGAGGCCGACACGGACGGCGTCTACTTCGCGGTGCCGGAGGACTGGACGGAGGCGGACGAGCGCCGCGTGGTGTCGGAGGTCGCGAGCCTGCTGCCGCCGCGCGTGCGGCTGGAGTTCGACGGGCGCTACGCCGCCATGCTTTCGCACGAACCCAAGAACTACGCCCTCCAGCCCTACAACGGCCCGCTGCTCTTGCGCGGCGTGGCCTTCCGCTCCAGCCGCGCGGAGCCCTACGGAGAGACCTTCCTGCGCCGCGCCCTCCAGCACCTGCTGGCCGGCGACGTGCGCGCCGTGCGCGACACCTACGTGGACGCGGTGATGGCGCTGCGCCGCCGCCAGGTGCCCACCTTCGAGGTCTCCGCGCAGGTGCGGCTGACCAAGTCCCCGTCGCAGTACCTGGCCACGCGCAAGCAGCGCAAGGAGCTGCCGTACGAAGCCCTGCTCACGAATGGCCGTGAACACTGGGCCCTGGGCGAGCGCGTGCGCGTCTACCGCGCCACGGGCGGCCGGGCGGGCCTGCTCCCGGACGCGGACGCCGAGGACGGCGAGCCCGCCCCCCGCCCCGCTCCGGGTGCCCCCGGGGACGATGCCGCGCGCGACTACGACGTCGAGTATTACGTGCGCCTGCTCAAGGACTCGTTCGCGGCCCGGCTCGCACGGGGCCTCACTCCGGAGGACTTCGCCACCGTGTTCGCGGACCCCGACCAGCCCTCCCTCTTCACCCCGTCCCTGGCGGACGCACGGCCCGTGCTCACCGTCGTGAGAGAGCCCCGAGGCCCGGAGTTCGGTGAGGACACAGCGGTGGTTGGAGCCCCGCCCTTCTCACCCTGA
- a CDS encoding YafY family protein translates to MQRTERLFALAEYLRGRRTGVTAEVLAERFSVTVRTIYRDLDALRAAALPVGAERGRGGGYALDRGYSLPPVNFTAREAALVVALGRFAIDMRLLPFTGTLESALDKVRSALSTSAQRELLARLRELTFLGVPSLPTRKPVREALERAWFERQPLRITYVDGNFLETVREVRIESVVMDRHETRLDAVDLASGERRHFRLDRITRAEVVGA, encoded by the coding sequence ATGCAGCGCACCGAGCGACTCTTCGCACTCGCGGAGTACCTGAGAGGCCGCCGCACCGGCGTCACCGCGGAGGTGCTGGCCGAGCGCTTCAGCGTGACGGTGCGGACCATCTACCGGGACCTGGACGCCTTGCGCGCGGCGGCGCTGCCGGTGGGCGCGGAGCGGGGCCGGGGCGGGGGCTACGCGCTGGACCGGGGCTACAGCCTGCCTCCGGTGAACTTCACCGCGCGCGAGGCGGCGCTGGTGGTGGCGCTGGGACGCTTCGCCATCGACATGCGGCTTTTGCCCTTCACGGGGACGCTGGAGTCGGCGCTGGACAAGGTGCGCTCGGCCCTGTCCACGTCCGCGCAGCGGGAGCTCCTGGCGCGGCTTCGCGAGCTGACGTTCCTGGGCGTGCCGTCCCTGCCCACGCGCAAGCCCGTGCGCGAGGCCCTGGAGCGCGCGTGGTTCGAGCGGCAGCCGCTGCGCATCACCTACGTGGACGGCAACTTCCTGGAGACGGTGCGAGAGGTCCGCATCGAGTCCGTGGTGATGGACCGGCACGAGACGCGGCTGGACGCGGTGGACCTGGCGTCCGGCGAGCGACGCCACTTCCGGTTGGACCGCATCACCCGCGCGGAGGTGGTGGGCGCTTGA
- a CDS encoding acyl carrier protein, producing MTKHELFERLSAILQETFDIEPSRIIPEARLHDDLDIDSIDAIDLLVRLKPVTGQRISPEVFRSVRTLQDVVDALYGLLGSDSAAA from the coding sequence ATGACCAAGCACGAGCTGTTCGAGCGCCTGAGCGCCATCCTCCAGGAAACCTTCGACATCGAGCCGTCCCGCATCATCCCGGAGGCGCGGCTGCACGATGACCTCGACATCGACAGCATCGACGCCATCGACCTGCTGGTGCGGCTGAAGCCGGTGACGGGCCAGCGCATCTCGCCGGAGGTGTTCCGCTCCGTGCGCACGCTGCAGGACGTGGTGGACGCGCTGTACGGCCTGCTGGGCAGCGACTCCGCGGCGGCGTGA